The Eublepharis macularius isolate TG4126 chromosome 3, MPM_Emac_v1.0, whole genome shotgun sequence genome has a window encoding:
- the PDCL3 gene encoding phosducin-like protein 3 gives MQDPNADTEWNDILRKKGILPPKEKLEEQKQAEEEKEQQILQQQSIVKTYEDMTLEELEENEDEFNEEDERAVEMYRQQRIAEWKATQLKNKFGELLEISGQDYVQEITKAGKDIWVILHLYKQGIPLCALINQHLNGLAKKFPEVKFVKAISTTCIPNYPDRNLPTIFIYLEGDIKAQFIGPLVFGGMNLTRDELEWKISESGAIKTDLEENPRKQIQDQLMSSIKCSVPTRREESDSEDD, from the exons ATGCAG GATCCTAATGCAGACACGGAATGGAATGACATCCTACGTAAAAAGGGCATCCTTCCTCCAAAAGAGAAGCTAGAAGAGCAAAAGCAGGCAGAAGAGGAGAAGGAACAGCAGATCCTACAGCAGCAGTCAATTG TGAAAACCTATGAAGATATGACCCTAGAGGAACTAGAAGAAAATGAAGACGAATTCAATGAGGAAGATGAACGTGCTGTTGAAATGTACAG GCAGCAAAGAATAGCTGAATGGAAAGCAACTCAATTAAAGAATAAATTTGGAGAACTTCTAGAGATCTCAGGACAGGATTATGTCCAAGAAATTACTAAAGCTGGCAAGGATATATGGGTCATATTGCACCTTTACAAGCAGGG CATTCCTCTCTGTGCCTTGATAAATCAACACTTAAATGGACTTGCAAAGAAGTTCCCTGAGGTCAAGTTTGTCAAAGCCATCTCTACAACTTGCATACCCAACTACCCTGACAGAAATCTCCCCACAATCTTCATCTACCTTGAAGGGGATATCAAGGCCCAGTTTATTGGACCGCTGGTGTTTGGAGGGATGAATCTGACCAGAGATG AATTGGAGTGGAAGATTTCTGAGTCAGGTGCCATCAAGACAGACCTGGAGGAAAACCCCAGGAAACAGATCCAGGACCAGCTGATGTCGTCAATTAAGTGTTCTGTTCCaacaaggagagaagaaagtgaCTCGGAAGACGACTAA